From one Culex quinquefasciatus strain JHB chromosome 3, VPISU_Cqui_1.0_pri_paternal, whole genome shotgun sequence genomic stretch:
- the LOC6054096 gene encoding ubiquitin carboxyl-terminal hydrolase 47 isoform X1 — MVCPEGGGGATAIEQQECLCVIKDPRKDSQQKRFCVKVRSAYTVAKLYEDVATQTIFPDFELVMPNSGADAVDYEEAAFDGISLHDKKHKKLIDVGIDFGIRNTLHIIPRVEDYSSANITVETEMSSDDDLALGASASPVESANYNMPAPPPLPALTSPTYSAAAYGTNQSITTSRLRHYNGSDQPSSSGGSSNNYRGLVNQAMTCYLNSLLQALFMTPEFRNALYKWEFDGKDEAKSIPYQLQRLFVNLQTSPKSAVETTDLTRSFGWDSAEGWQQHDIQELCRVMFDALEQKFKHTKQSDLINRLYEGRMIDYVKCLECNTDKQREDKFLDIPLPVRPFGSTVAYENIEDALRAFVQPEILDGNNQYHCETCNKKCDAHKGLKFTKFPYILTLHLKRFDFDYQTLHRIKLNDKVTFPQTLNLNNFVNAVPTQSPTAATAPEVTTNGHNGTTVTNGQSAQMETAENFMKTCDECSTTDSGSALEEDSAFQNGGGGTSVSSTTTTPNDQFMAQDDDEGIDMELNGGSPSVSNFNAPGPYVYELFAIMIHSGSASGGHYYAYIKDFDCSKWFSFNDQTVSTITQEDIQKSFGGGSSKTYYSGAYSSSTNAYMLMYRQIDSSKNSHPIKEEEFPDHIKNLVGKIRDSDAAGRSPIDSDALHLKVYFDNPRTRAIKSYKMYLLNDSTMTEALEEAYRTLQVKGIVPIERCRLVAYDRAREEIERSFEGEDDKRIDEVMRSLEKCSEVLLETREEHEVFEPYLPEGVMTKVYRIDLATRDVDGPISIRASKTQTVLDYKVIVGRKLQLNPKSLMLAVNEYKEVSKILGDNDATLRDAGFIQYCKVFVTVNNCAEDADFGAKFKAFVSRLDHIIGMYFVLPNMDPESLKNLSIPRYVPKTIPTTTTTSTPDVQMAGNDSNSEDSSLSDNDRTLVEDDLHTAAAATNGDTHLTNGFSNGGSTNGGGGAGGFVDEDDEEETYLAEWRNNDYYFKVTPVEYHNPNGDSGAEDDSSSSSDGEKVIRVLIDKRASHGYLKYRLQSHLHVPMEYFKLIKNSGSGSQQEVTILKEELNSYKDGDRLTIELGRVLRKGEYKVSLYYLNVEQMTDESEKLPFLCTWIVRNGQQVGQVKRDILAHLATLANHKGAPPFDSCRLRKKCWKSISKVYTDDMHIGDETVKLTSNSDLILQECEDLGMVTPTHYNDVVLLVRRWQPAEMKLGKVQEILFPNKCELKNLLSQLSGIPEENLEYVKLQLRDSVSLLTIHTGLQWTSTPARSDDYTCSNNFQDGNMVYYRDKTEPLLELTPEERKDLTKKDTRASSTYSPRKERALKIYVDASPKKADD; from the exons ATGGTATGCCCGGAGGGTGGAGGAGGTGCCACCGCCATCGAGCAGCAGGAGTGCCTATGCGTCATCAAGGACCCCCGGAAGGACTCACAGCAGAAGCGGTTCTGCGTTAAGGTTCGCTCCGCGTACACGGTGGCCAAGCTGTACGAGGATGTGGCCACCCAGACGATCTTTCCGGACTTTGAGCTGGTAATGCCGAACAGCGGTGCAGATGCCGTTGACTACGAGGAGGCTGCGTTCGATGGG ATCTCCCTGCAcgacaaaaaacacaaaaagctAATCGATGTCGGCATCGACTTTGGCATCCGCAACACGCTGCACATAATTCCCCGCGTGGAGGACTACTCGAGCGCGAACATCACGGTCGAAACGGAGATGTCTTCCGACGACGATCTGGCGCTAGGGGCGTCGGCCAGTCCGGTCGAGTCGGCCAACTACAACATGCCTGCACCGCCACCCCTGCCAGCGTTGACCAGCCCGACGTACTCGGCGGCCGCGTACGGTACAAACCAGAGCATTACCACGTCCAGGTTGCGGCATTACAACGGTAGTGATCAGCCTTCGTCGTCCGGGGGGAGCAGTAACAACTACCGTGGCTTGGTGAACCAGGCTATGACCTGTTATTTGAACAGTTTACTTCAGGCTCTGTTTATGACGCCGGAGTTCCGGAACGCATTGTACAAGTGGGAGTTTGACGGTAAGGACGAAGCCAAATCCATCCCGTACCAGCTGCAGCGACTGTTTGTGAACCTTCAGACGTCTCCGAAATCTGCGGTTGAGACTACCGACCTGACGCGCAGCTTTGGGTGGGATTCGGCCGAGGGTTGGCAACAGCACGACATCCAGGAACTGTGCCGCGTCATGTTTGACGCGCTGGAGCAAAAGTTCAAGCACACCAAACAGTCCGACCTGATCAACCGGCTGTACGAAGGTCGCATGATCGACTACGTCAAGTGTCTAGAGTGTAACACGGATAAACAGCGCGAGGACAAGTTCCTGGACATTCCGCTGCCGGTGCGGCCGTTCGGAAGTACCGTCGCGTACGAAAACATTGAGGACGCGCTGCGGGCGTTCGTACAGCCGGAAATCCTGGACGGCAACAATCAGTACCACTGCGAGACgtgcaacaaaaagtgcgaCGCCCACAAGGGCCTCAAGTTCACCAAGTTCCCGTACATCCTGACGCTGCATCTGAAGCGGTTCGACTTTGACTACCAAACCTTGCACCGTATCAAGCTGAACGACAAAGTTACCTTCCCGCAAACGCTGAACCTGAACAACTTTGTGAACGCGGTGCCCACTCAGTCGCCGACAGCAGCAACCGCTCCCGAGGTCACCACCAACGGCCACAACGGAACCACGGTGACAAACGGCCAGTCGGCTCAGATGGAGACGGCGGAGAATTTCATGAAGACGTGCGACGAGTGCAGCACCACCGACAGCGGGTCCGCCCTCGAGGAGGATTCGGCCTTCCAGAACGGGGGCGGTGGCACTTCGGTGTCTTCCACGACGACCACACCAAACGATCAGTTTATGGCGCAG GACGATGACGAGGGCATTGACATGGAGCTGAACGGTGGCTCGCCCTCCGTCAGCAACTTCAACGCGCCCGGTCCGTACGTGTACGAGCTGTTCGCGATCATGATCCACTCGGGCAGTGCCAGCGGTGGCCATTACTACGCGTACATCAAGGACTTTGACTGTTCCAAGTGGTTCTCGTTCAACGATCAGACCGTTTCGACG ATTACCCAGGAAGACATCCAGAAGTCGTTTGGAGGGGGATCCTCCAAGACGTACTACTCGGGCGCGTACAGTTCCAGCACGAACGCGTACATGCTGATGTACCGGCAGATCGATTCGTCCAAAAACAGTCACCCCATCAAGGAGGAGGAGTTCCCCGACCACATCAAG AATCTGGTCGGAAAGATCCGCGACTCGGACGCGGCCGGTCGCAGCCCGATCGACTCGGACGCGCTGCACCTGAAGGTGTACTTTGACAATCCGCGCACGCGGGCCATCAAGAGCTACAAGATGTACCTGCTGAACGACAGCACGATGACGGAGGCGCTGGAGGAAGCGTACCGGACGCTGCAGGTCAAGGGCATCGTGCCGATCGAGCGGTGCCGCCTGGTGGCGTACGATCGCGCCCGCGAGGAGATCGAGCGGAGCTTCGAGGGGGAGGACGATAAGAGG ATTGACGAAGTCATGCGATCGCTGGAAAAGTGCAGCGAAGTCCTGCTGGAAACGCGCGAAGAGCACGAGGTGTTCGAGCCGTACCTGCCGGAGGGCGTCATGACCAAGGTGTACCGCATTGACCTGGCCACCCGCGACGTGGACGGCCCGATCTCGATCCGCGCCAGCAAAACCCAAACCGTACTGGACTACAAGGTGATTGTGGGCCGCAAGCTGCAGCTGAACCCTAAGTCGCTGATGCTGGCGGTGAACGAATACAAGGAGGTCAGCAAGATTTTGGGGGATAATGACGCTACGCTGCGCGACGCCGGCTTCATCCAGTACTGCAAGGTGTTTGTGACGGTGAACAATTGCGCGGAAGATGCGGACTTTGGGGCGAAGTTCAAGGCGTTCGTCTCGCGGCTCGATCACATCATTGGGATGTACTTTGTGCTGCCGAATATGGATCCTG AATCCCTCAAGAATCTGTCGATTCCACGGTACGTTCCAAAGACGatcccgacgacgacgacgacgtccacGCCGGACGTCCAGATGGCGGGCAACGACAGCAACAGCGAGGACAGCAGCCTCAGCGACAACGATCGGACGCTGGTGGAGGACGATCTGCACACGGCAGCGGCGGCGACGAATGGCGATACGCACCTGACCAACGGGTTCAGCAATGGCGGGTCGACCAACGGTGGTGGTGGCGCCGGTGGCTTCGTAGACGAGGACGACGAGGAGGAGACGTACCTGGCCGAGTGGAGAAACAACGATTACTACTTCAAGGTGACCCCGGTCGAGTACCACAACCCGAACGGGGACTCGGGCGCCGAGgacgacagcagcagcagtagcgaCGGCGAGAAGGTCATTCGG GTTCTGATCGATAAGCGGGCCAGCCATGGCTATCTAAAGTATCGTCTGCAGTCGCATCTGCACGTGCCGATGGAGTATTTCAAGCTGATTAAGAACTCGGGCTCTGGAAGTCAGCAGGAGGTGACGATCCTGAAGGAGGAACTGAACTCGTACAA GGACGGTGACCGCCTAACGATCGAGCTGGGTCGGGTACTGCGCAAGGGCGAGTACAAGGTCAGCCTGTACTACCTGAACGTGGAGCAGATGACGGACGAGTCGGAGAAGCTGCCCTTCCTGTGCACCTGGATCGTGCGCAACGGGCAGCAGGTTGGCCAggtcaagcgtgacatattggCCCACCTGGCGACACTCGCCAACCACAAGGGTGCGCCGCCCTTCGATAGCTGCCGATTGCGCAAGAAGTGCTGGAAGAGCATCTCCAAGGTCTACACGGACGACATGCACATCGGGGACGAAACGGTCAAGCTGACGAGCAATTCCGAT CTGATCCTGCAGGAGTGCGAAGATCTGGGCATGGTGACCCCCACGCACTACAACGACGTGGTTCTGCTAGTCCGACGATGGCAACCAGCCGAGATGAAGCTCGGAAAGGTCCAGGAGATCCTGTTTCCAA ACAAGTGCGAACTGAAGAACCTGCTGTCCCAGCTGAGCGGCATCCCCGAGGAGAACCTCGAGTACGTCAAGCTGCAGCTGCGCGATTCGGTGTCCTTGCTGACGATCCACACCGGTCTGCAGTGGACGTCGACGCCGGCGCGATCCGACGACTACACCTGCAGCAACAACTTCCAGGACGGCAACATGGTCTACTACCG TGACAAAACGGAACCGCTGCTGGAGCTGACTCCGGAAGAGCGCAAGGATCTCACCAAGAAGGACACCCGCGCCAGCTCGACGTACTCGCCGCGCAAGGAGCGCGCCCTCAAGATCTACGTGGACGCTTCGCCCAAGAAGGCCGACGACTGA
- the LOC6054096 gene encoding ubiquitin carboxyl-terminal hydrolase 47 isoform X2 → MHRFKVFAAKSPVEYYWIFWHKLVDAFGRLVTALMSFVEVILFGNPTNLLPTCVNRLSPWRAKQKISLHDKKHKKLIDVGIDFGIRNTLHIIPRVEDYSSANITVETEMSSDDDLALGASASPVESANYNMPAPPPLPALTSPTYSAAAYGTNQSITTSRLRHYNGSDQPSSSGGSSNNYRGLVNQAMTCYLNSLLQALFMTPEFRNALYKWEFDGKDEAKSIPYQLQRLFVNLQTSPKSAVETTDLTRSFGWDSAEGWQQHDIQELCRVMFDALEQKFKHTKQSDLINRLYEGRMIDYVKCLECNTDKQREDKFLDIPLPVRPFGSTVAYENIEDALRAFVQPEILDGNNQYHCETCNKKCDAHKGLKFTKFPYILTLHLKRFDFDYQTLHRIKLNDKVTFPQTLNLNNFVNAVPTQSPTAATAPEVTTNGHNGTTVTNGQSAQMETAENFMKTCDECSTTDSGSALEEDSAFQNGGGGTSVSSTTTTPNDQFMAQDDDEGIDMELNGGSPSVSNFNAPGPYVYELFAIMIHSGSASGGHYYAYIKDFDCSKWFSFNDQTVSTITQEDIQKSFGGGSSKTYYSGAYSSSTNAYMLMYRQIDSSKNSHPIKEEEFPDHIKNLVGKIRDSDAAGRSPIDSDALHLKVYFDNPRTRAIKSYKMYLLNDSTMTEALEEAYRTLQVKGIVPIERCRLVAYDRAREEIERSFEGEDDKRIDEVMRSLEKCSEVLLETREEHEVFEPYLPEGVMTKVYRIDLATRDVDGPISIRASKTQTVLDYKVIVGRKLQLNPKSLMLAVNEYKEVSKILGDNDATLRDAGFIQYCKVFVTVNNCAEDADFGAKFKAFVSRLDHIIGMYFVLPNMDPESLKNLSIPRYVPKTIPTTTTTSTPDVQMAGNDSNSEDSSLSDNDRTLVEDDLHTAAAATNGDTHLTNGFSNGGSTNGGGGAGGFVDEDDEEETYLAEWRNNDYYFKVTPVEYHNPNGDSGAEDDSSSSSDGEKVIRVLIDKRASHGYLKYRLQSHLHVPMEYFKLIKNSGSGSQQEVTILKEELNSYKDGDRLTIELGRVLRKGEYKVSLYYLNVEQMTDESEKLPFLCTWIVRNGQQVGQVKRDILAHLATLANHKGAPPFDSCRLRKKCWKSISKVYTDDMHIGDETVKLTSNSDLILQECEDLGMVTPTHYNDVVLLVRRWQPAEMKLGKVQEILFPNKCELKNLLSQLSGIPEENLEYVKLQLRDSVSLLTIHTGLQWTSTPARSDDYTCSNNFQDGNMVYYRDKTEPLLELTPEERKDLTKKDTRASSTYSPRKERALKIYVDASPKKADD, encoded by the exons ATGCATCGATTTAAAGTGTTTGCGGCCAAAAGTCCCGTCGAATACTATTGGATATTTTGGCATAAGCTGGTCGACGCCTTCGGCCGGCTTGTGACCGCTCTGATGAGCTTCGTCGAGGTGATACTGTTTGGAAATCCCACCAATTTGCTGCCAACCTGCGTGAACAGGCTGTCACCATGGAGGGCGAAACAGAAG ATCTCCCTGCAcgacaaaaaacacaaaaagctAATCGATGTCGGCATCGACTTTGGCATCCGCAACACGCTGCACATAATTCCCCGCGTGGAGGACTACTCGAGCGCGAACATCACGGTCGAAACGGAGATGTCTTCCGACGACGATCTGGCGCTAGGGGCGTCGGCCAGTCCGGTCGAGTCGGCCAACTACAACATGCCTGCACCGCCACCCCTGCCAGCGTTGACCAGCCCGACGTACTCGGCGGCCGCGTACGGTACAAACCAGAGCATTACCACGTCCAGGTTGCGGCATTACAACGGTAGTGATCAGCCTTCGTCGTCCGGGGGGAGCAGTAACAACTACCGTGGCTTGGTGAACCAGGCTATGACCTGTTATTTGAACAGTTTACTTCAGGCTCTGTTTATGACGCCGGAGTTCCGGAACGCATTGTACAAGTGGGAGTTTGACGGTAAGGACGAAGCCAAATCCATCCCGTACCAGCTGCAGCGACTGTTTGTGAACCTTCAGACGTCTCCGAAATCTGCGGTTGAGACTACCGACCTGACGCGCAGCTTTGGGTGGGATTCGGCCGAGGGTTGGCAACAGCACGACATCCAGGAACTGTGCCGCGTCATGTTTGACGCGCTGGAGCAAAAGTTCAAGCACACCAAACAGTCCGACCTGATCAACCGGCTGTACGAAGGTCGCATGATCGACTACGTCAAGTGTCTAGAGTGTAACACGGATAAACAGCGCGAGGACAAGTTCCTGGACATTCCGCTGCCGGTGCGGCCGTTCGGAAGTACCGTCGCGTACGAAAACATTGAGGACGCGCTGCGGGCGTTCGTACAGCCGGAAATCCTGGACGGCAACAATCAGTACCACTGCGAGACgtgcaacaaaaagtgcgaCGCCCACAAGGGCCTCAAGTTCACCAAGTTCCCGTACATCCTGACGCTGCATCTGAAGCGGTTCGACTTTGACTACCAAACCTTGCACCGTATCAAGCTGAACGACAAAGTTACCTTCCCGCAAACGCTGAACCTGAACAACTTTGTGAACGCGGTGCCCACTCAGTCGCCGACAGCAGCAACCGCTCCCGAGGTCACCACCAACGGCCACAACGGAACCACGGTGACAAACGGCCAGTCGGCTCAGATGGAGACGGCGGAGAATTTCATGAAGACGTGCGACGAGTGCAGCACCACCGACAGCGGGTCCGCCCTCGAGGAGGATTCGGCCTTCCAGAACGGGGGCGGTGGCACTTCGGTGTCTTCCACGACGACCACACCAAACGATCAGTTTATGGCGCAG GACGATGACGAGGGCATTGACATGGAGCTGAACGGTGGCTCGCCCTCCGTCAGCAACTTCAACGCGCCCGGTCCGTACGTGTACGAGCTGTTCGCGATCATGATCCACTCGGGCAGTGCCAGCGGTGGCCATTACTACGCGTACATCAAGGACTTTGACTGTTCCAAGTGGTTCTCGTTCAACGATCAGACCGTTTCGACG ATTACCCAGGAAGACATCCAGAAGTCGTTTGGAGGGGGATCCTCCAAGACGTACTACTCGGGCGCGTACAGTTCCAGCACGAACGCGTACATGCTGATGTACCGGCAGATCGATTCGTCCAAAAACAGTCACCCCATCAAGGAGGAGGAGTTCCCCGACCACATCAAG AATCTGGTCGGAAAGATCCGCGACTCGGACGCGGCCGGTCGCAGCCCGATCGACTCGGACGCGCTGCACCTGAAGGTGTACTTTGACAATCCGCGCACGCGGGCCATCAAGAGCTACAAGATGTACCTGCTGAACGACAGCACGATGACGGAGGCGCTGGAGGAAGCGTACCGGACGCTGCAGGTCAAGGGCATCGTGCCGATCGAGCGGTGCCGCCTGGTGGCGTACGATCGCGCCCGCGAGGAGATCGAGCGGAGCTTCGAGGGGGAGGACGATAAGAGG ATTGACGAAGTCATGCGATCGCTGGAAAAGTGCAGCGAAGTCCTGCTGGAAACGCGCGAAGAGCACGAGGTGTTCGAGCCGTACCTGCCGGAGGGCGTCATGACCAAGGTGTACCGCATTGACCTGGCCACCCGCGACGTGGACGGCCCGATCTCGATCCGCGCCAGCAAAACCCAAACCGTACTGGACTACAAGGTGATTGTGGGCCGCAAGCTGCAGCTGAACCCTAAGTCGCTGATGCTGGCGGTGAACGAATACAAGGAGGTCAGCAAGATTTTGGGGGATAATGACGCTACGCTGCGCGACGCCGGCTTCATCCAGTACTGCAAGGTGTTTGTGACGGTGAACAATTGCGCGGAAGATGCGGACTTTGGGGCGAAGTTCAAGGCGTTCGTCTCGCGGCTCGATCACATCATTGGGATGTACTTTGTGCTGCCGAATATGGATCCTG AATCCCTCAAGAATCTGTCGATTCCACGGTACGTTCCAAAGACGatcccgacgacgacgacgacgtccacGCCGGACGTCCAGATGGCGGGCAACGACAGCAACAGCGAGGACAGCAGCCTCAGCGACAACGATCGGACGCTGGTGGAGGACGATCTGCACACGGCAGCGGCGGCGACGAATGGCGATACGCACCTGACCAACGGGTTCAGCAATGGCGGGTCGACCAACGGTGGTGGTGGCGCCGGTGGCTTCGTAGACGAGGACGACGAGGAGGAGACGTACCTGGCCGAGTGGAGAAACAACGATTACTACTTCAAGGTGACCCCGGTCGAGTACCACAACCCGAACGGGGACTCGGGCGCCGAGgacgacagcagcagcagtagcgaCGGCGAGAAGGTCATTCGG GTTCTGATCGATAAGCGGGCCAGCCATGGCTATCTAAAGTATCGTCTGCAGTCGCATCTGCACGTGCCGATGGAGTATTTCAAGCTGATTAAGAACTCGGGCTCTGGAAGTCAGCAGGAGGTGACGATCCTGAAGGAGGAACTGAACTCGTACAA GGACGGTGACCGCCTAACGATCGAGCTGGGTCGGGTACTGCGCAAGGGCGAGTACAAGGTCAGCCTGTACTACCTGAACGTGGAGCAGATGACGGACGAGTCGGAGAAGCTGCCCTTCCTGTGCACCTGGATCGTGCGCAACGGGCAGCAGGTTGGCCAggtcaagcgtgacatattggCCCACCTGGCGACACTCGCCAACCACAAGGGTGCGCCGCCCTTCGATAGCTGCCGATTGCGCAAGAAGTGCTGGAAGAGCATCTCCAAGGTCTACACGGACGACATGCACATCGGGGACGAAACGGTCAAGCTGACGAGCAATTCCGAT CTGATCCTGCAGGAGTGCGAAGATCTGGGCATGGTGACCCCCACGCACTACAACGACGTGGTTCTGCTAGTCCGACGATGGCAACCAGCCGAGATGAAGCTCGGAAAGGTCCAGGAGATCCTGTTTCCAA ACAAGTGCGAACTGAAGAACCTGCTGTCCCAGCTGAGCGGCATCCCCGAGGAGAACCTCGAGTACGTCAAGCTGCAGCTGCGCGATTCGGTGTCCTTGCTGACGATCCACACCGGTCTGCAGTGGACGTCGACGCCGGCGCGATCCGACGACTACACCTGCAGCAACAACTTCCAGGACGGCAACATGGTCTACTACCG TGACAAAACGGAACCGCTGCTGGAGCTGACTCCGGAAGAGCGCAAGGATCTCACCAAGAAGGACACCCGCGCCAGCTCGACGTACTCGCCGCGCAAGGAGCGCGCCCTCAAGATCTACGTGGACGCTTCGCCCAAGAAGGCCGACGACTGA